From the Fulvia fulva chromosome 2, complete sequence genome, one window contains:
- a CDS encoding Translocation protein SEC62, whose amino-acid sequence MAQPQPQQVPPGAEQGGPPPGMRQMQQPSPEQIRAMQQQLAADAEKAGMSVPDYVEKMKAQYMHQAQRHAQQQQHQQQQAQQQQGQHQHGPQGAQPGQQVPIAPGPPKPEGLAVAHFLQKQDLKPRTCILNQQRKDMFKVKRAIRALQSDAYVKARKKNPILPEVKDRVTAENCFKTLPMSLLALRVSKIDPHEGHDHGKKKRTKGLWTVKVEPQQEASDEFYYVWLYEGSQWKNKLYAAGALALILAVVFFPVWPVKLRIGVWYLSMGMLGLLGLFFAMAIVRLILFLITMFAVPPGLWLYPNLFEDVGFFDSFKPLWAWHEDDKAMKKRKKEESLRKKERRALKAAEAEGKKGKKGEKSEPVVTTGVASATAPVESTPASPAEEAPASGGQAVEPQKASVEEGDED is encoded by the coding sequence ATGGCTCAACCACAACCGCAACAGGTGCCACCGGGCGCAGAGCAAGGCGGGCCTCCACCAGGAATGCGACAGATGCAACAACCCTCCCCAGAGCAGATCCGCGCCATGCAGCAACAACTCGCCGCCGATGCAGAAAAGGCTGGCATGTCGGTCCCAGACTACGTCGAGAAGATGAAAGCACAATACATGCACCAAGCCCAGCGACACGCCCAGCAGCAGCAACACCAGCAGCAACAAGCCCAACAACAGCAAGGCCAGCACCAACACGGCCCGCAGGGAGCACAACCCGGCCAGCAAGTCCCCATCGCACCCGGTCCACCCAAGCCTGAAGGTCTCGCCGTCGCCCACTTCCTCCAGAAGCAGGATCTCAAGCCCCGCACCTGCATCTTGAACCAGCAGCGCAAGGACATGTTCAAAGTCAAGCGCGCGATCCGAGCCCTCCAATCCGATGCCTACGTCAAGGCACGCAAGAAGAACCCAATCCTGCCCGAAGTCAAAGACCGCGTCACTGCCGAGAACTGCTTCAAGACCCTCCCCATGTCACTCCTCGCCCTCCGCGTGAGCAAGATCGACCCACACGAAGGCCACGACCACGGCAAGAAGAAGAGGACAAAGGGGTTGTGGACAGTCAAGGTCGAACCGCAGCAAGAGGCGAGCGATGAGTTCTACTACGTTTGGCTATACGAAGGATCACAATGGAAGAACAAGCTCTACGCAGCTGGAGCTCTGGCCCTCATCCTCGCAGTCGTCTTCTTCCCTGTCTGGCCCGTCAAGCTCAGAATCGGAGTCTGGTACCTCAGTATGGGCATGCTCGGACTTCTTGGTCTCTTCTTCGCCATGGCGATCGTTCGCCTGATCCTCTTCCTGATCACAATGTTCGCTGTTCCACCTGGTCTCTGGCTGTACCCGAACCTGTTCGAAGATGTAGGCTTCTTTGACAGTTTCAAGCCGCTGTGGGCGTGGCATGAGGATGATAAGGCGATGAAGAAGCGGAAGAAGGAGGAGAGTTTGAGGaagaaggagaggagagCGTTGAAGGCGGCGGAAGCGGAGGGCAAGAAGGGGAAGAAGGGAGAGAAGAGTGAGCCTGTTGTGACTACTGGGGTGGCTTCGGCGACTGCGCCGGTGGAGAGTACGCCTGCATCGCCTGCGGAGGAGGCGCCGGCGAGTGGTGGACAGGCTGTGGAGCCGCAGAAGGCGAGTGTGGAGGAGG
- a CDS encoding Pumilio 1, translating into MSHGATSTSSNMAFTNTSRSFNSMNTTTNKKSTNGTIRATVNPWGSNSIWASTTGMMTNGLTSDATLRDNSVSRVTTQTEEPEAKTGSGSLVDSSVSEDWVNRNAWASKARHHTLGRSMQPNGRFADNSLQPQRSASNANTTATMPFSQNQMPYATRAPAISLNATTLPATRQSFSNGFSNGLSGRGDEPPHIYTKFNRPSDPAIKTKPDSAVGGSAGWGDQNTPSPIDERRTQFPFHRTTSGPTSRDNSLPPSRHSDVEPPSFSRVDYSRQSQRPSTNSSRAPSISSQRNGGYGMYMNGGDQLAMQFGQMNMNGDSRPSTSYRPMPSSNGYNGYSTSSMSRSSWQTNNGLARPQDSDDYDRQNMSFLGVEETTPRQTDFLSAYEIPALAARRLQSSAFDFRPGQPYNGNGLSQRAFEQQGVPRGSDWQNSSNGSLAMNRRTPVVPEQQAYLDPRTRQLMAAPLPVQSPYAATMYDQYGFPAAMQYAGIPPYMNMMPMCIPGIDVPNGAREDPSGDGVQSALMYEFKSNTKTKRYELRDIYDHIAEFSGDQHGSRFIQTKLETANSDEKDRVFREIEPNAIPLMTDVFGNYVIQKFFEHGDMSHKKILAKKMQGQVYSLSKQMYGCRVVQKALDHVLVDQQQQLVAELKGHVLDCVKDQNGNHVIQKAIERCHPNTIAFIIEAFAGQVQSLSIHAYGCRVIQRCLEKCDLPQKSMIMAELMNSIHTMISDQFGNYVVQHIVAHDEGACRREVLDIVMNNLEGYSKHKFASNVVEKCLEKSGEQWRHQVVMRLVQNSQRRIEGESPLVLMIKDNFGNYVIQKLLDTLNQQDYMMFQEVIQPAVTHAKRTGCGKQIMSIDKRMHKFDPPRNGSMSSATGGAMANGRDIRPTYAPHYATPPFPSSYTSAANTPPPLIADTPQSSIVPSINGDAVEGAMNKSRQGSDQSNDHTGIHR; encoded by the exons ATGTCTCATGGTGCGACCAGCACCAGCAGCAACATGGCGTTCACCAACACT TCGCGATCGTTTAATAGCATGAACACCACGACGAATAAGAAGAGCACGAACGGCACAATCAGAGCAACAGTCAACCCATGGGGTTCTAACAGCATTTGGGCATCGACCACTGGCATGATGACCAACGGCCTGACATCGGACGCGACCCTTCGAGACAACTCAGTGTCGCGTGTCACTACACAGACGGAGGAGCCTGAGGCTAAGACTGGCTCTGGCTCTCTCGTCGACTCCTCCGTCTCGGAAGACTGGGTCAACCGCAATGCTTGGGCATCAAAAGCTCGCCACCACACTCTCGGACGATCGATGCAGCCCAACGGACGATTTGCAGACAACTCACTGCAGCCGCAGCGAAGTGCCAGCAACGCGAACACCACCGCCACCATGCCGTTCAGCCAGAACCAAATGCCATACGCAACGCGTGCTCCAGCAATCAGTCTCAACGCAACCACGCTACCTGCAACCCGCCAGAGCTTCAGCAATGGATTCAGCAACGGTCTGTCCGGACGAGGTGACGAGCCTCCACACATTTACACGAAGTTCAACCGACCCAGTGACCCTGCCATCAAGACGAAGCCAGATTCTGCCGTTGGCGGAAGCGCAGGATGGGGTGATCAGAATACTCCATCTCCCATTGACGAACGCCGCACTCAATTTCCCTTCCATCGCACCACAAGCGGTCCAACCTCAAGAGACAACAGTCTGCCACCATCGCGACATTCAGATGTAGAGCCACCTTCATTCTCACGCGTTGACTATTCGCGGCAGTCTCAACGACCATCAACGAACAGCTCGCGCGCACCATCGATCTCGTCGCAGCGTAATGGTGGCTACGGCATGTACATGAACGGCGGTGATCAGCTTGCAATGCAGTTCGGGCAGATGAACATGAACGGAGACAGTCGTCCCAGCACCTCGTACAGACCAATGCCTTCATCGAATGGATACAACGGCTACAGTACTTCGAGCATGTCGCGTTCATCCTGGCAGACGAACAATGGCCTTGCTCGACCACAGGACTCGGACGACTACGATCGACAGAACATGAGCTTCCTTGGCGTCGAAGAAACCACACCGCGACAGACTGATTTTCTCTCAGCATACGAGATCCCGGCACTCGCCGCGAGACGTTTGCAAAGCAGTGCCTTCGACTTCAGGCCTGGACAGCCGTACAATGGGAATGGTTTATCTCAGCGCGCTTTCGAACAGCAAGGAGTTCCGCGGGGATCCGACTGGCAGAACTCTAGCAACGGCTCGCTTGCCATGAATCGTCGAACACCTGTTGTTCCTGAACAGCAAGCATACCTTGACCCACGCACACGCCAGCTCATGGCTGCCCCGCTACCGGTCCAGAGTCCCTATGCGGCTACAATGTACGATCAGTACGGATTCCCAGCCGCCATGCAATACGCCGGTATTCCTCCATACATGAACATGATGCCCATGTGTATACCTGGTATCGATGTTCCAAATGGCGCACGTGAGGACCCTTCCGGCGATGGCGTGCAGAGTGCGCTCATGTATGAGTTCAAGTCCAACACCAAGACGAAGCGCTACGAGCTTCGTGACATCTACGACCATATTGCCGAGTTCAGCGGTGATCAACATGGCTCGCGCTTCATTCAAACCAAGCTCGAGACTGCAAACTCTGACGAGAAAGATCGCGTGTTTCGAGAGATCGAGCCCAACGCGATCCCTCTCATGACTGATGTCTTCGGGAACTATGTGATCCAGAAGTTCTTCGAGCACGGCGACATGTCGCACAAGAAGATTCTGGCAAAGAAGATGCAAGGTCAAGTTTACTCGCTCAGCAAGCAAATGTATGGGTGCCGCGTTGTGCAGAAGGCGCTTGATCACGTTCTCGTCGACCAACAGCAACAGCTTGTGGCAGAACTCAAAGGCCACGTCCTCGACTGTGTCAAGGACCAGAATGGCAACCATGTCATCCAGAAAGCGATTGAGCGATGCCACCCCAACACCATCGCTTTCATCATCGAAGCTTTTGCGGGTCAGGTGCAGAGTCTAAGCATACACGCTTACGGGTGTCGCGTCATCCAGCGATGCTTGGAGAAGTGCGACCTGCCGCAAAAGTCGATGATCATGGCCGAACTGATGAACAGCATTCATACCATGATCTCTGATCAGTTTGGCAACTACGTGGTTCAGCACATCGTCGCACATGACGAAGGAGCGTGCAGACGGGAGGTCCTCGACATCGTCATGAACAATCTGGAGGGATACAGCAAGCACAAATTTGCCAGCAATGTCGTCGAGAAGTGTTTGGAGAAGTCTGGTGAGCAGTGGCGACACCAAGTCGTTATGCGTCTGGTCCAAAATAGCCAGAGACGCATCGAAGGCGAGAGCCCTCTCGTGCTGATGATCAAGGACAACTTTGGCAATTATGTCATTC AGAAACTTTTGGACACATTGAACCAGCAAGATTACATGATGTTTCAAGAGGTCATTCAGCCAGCTGTTACACACGCCAAACGCACAGGCTGCGGCAAGCAAATCATGTCCATCGATAAGAGAATGCACAAATTTGATCCTCCTCGCAATGGCAGCATGAGCAGCGCGACCGGCGGTGCGATGGCCAATGGCCGAGACATCCGCCCGACATATGCACCACACTACGCGACGCCGCCCTTCCCAAGCAGCTACACATCAGCAGCCAACACACCACCACCGCTTATCGCGGACACGCCTCAAAGCTCGATCGTTCCCAGCATCAACGGCGATGCCGTCGAAGGAGCCATGAACAAGAGCCGACAGGGAAGCGACCAATCAAATGACCACACCGGCATCCACCGGTGA